In Gouania willdenowi chromosome 17, fGouWil2.1, whole genome shotgun sequence, one DNA window encodes the following:
- the LOC114479755 gene encoding TSC22 domain family protein 2-like isoform X1, whose amino-acid sequence MSKMPAKKKSCFQITSVTQAQVAAIGATDDTESLEDPDESRTEDVSSEIYDVSRADYEPVCDGSSSEEGLNNVGESEVSGANAAADFRKGSVGPAQQQQNSSISASVSVNASQHPPPAAAPSPASSTVSCTSRFRVIKLDHGTGEPFRRGRWTCTEFYEKDSDRTVDSIRHPTTAPPPEPVADRDSGIGLTGGSAATSVTHSGQGLAPMADTSGSLPRMHSVESLPPQQVHNQSYGGRPQAAVHSSFSNMKPSAGLAQGLAVLGQNGVSHVQKSPNMPPVSYSQQQQQQQQQQQQPPPQQQQVVPLGHHLSSPSSGLMQTEFYQQPKTGLVAPGPALPPSGPPPASVLPPSGASVPVETSEAAQPVPPSLIMGMGDPGGSNLIGGLVGQFVAAGLRNVPAFSVSPSVPPTTVPITVSSASSASVPIATAPSLPPFSTRMTPLGVQSLHMAGFGLMDSSGVKRLEGLHSSQSAAGFSGKDGVRPPLMSESLQLTTPTVNSLFGIHIPVDGEEDRNPSKAFYQAFQSDSRLRDTRAHCDSASGTNVVAIDNKIEQAMDLVKSHLMYAVREEVEVLKEQIKELFERNSVLERENAVLKSLANSEQLSQLPAQLPGATPPQQGLSQPQTPPQVPQQQQVPQQQQVPQQQQVPQQQQVQQQQQVQQQLHQQQQQQPPKATLDPGQQQQQPNVTSA is encoded by the exons ATGTCCAAAATGCCGGCGAAGAAGAAGAGCTGCTTCCAGATCACCAGTGTGACCCAGGCCCAGGTGGCGGCCATCGGGGCCACGGACGATACGGAGAGCCTGGAGGACCCGGACGAGTCCCGGACCGAGGACGTGTCCTCGGAGATCTACGACGTGTCCCGGGCGGACTACGAGCCTGTGTGTGATGGCAGCTCCTCAGAGGAAGGCCTGAACAATGTGGGTGAATCTGAGGTCAGCGGTGCCAACGCGGCCGCGGACTTCAGGAAGGGGTCCGTTGGTCctgctcagcagcagcagaactcCAGCATCTCAGCCAGTGTGTCCGTGAATGCATCACAACACCCCCCTCCTGCTGCAGCCCCCTCACCTGCCAGCTCCACCGTGAGCTGCACCTCCAGGTTCAGGGTCATCAAACTGGACCACGGGACCGGGGAGCCTTTCCGCAGGGGCCGCTGGACGTGCACCGAGTTCTACGAGAAGGACTCGGACAGGACGGTGGACAGCATCAGGCACCCCACCACAGCGCCCCCCCCAGAACCCGTGGCGGACCGAGACAGTGGGATTGGGCTCACAGGGGGGTCTGCAGCCACTTCGGTGACACACTCGGGTCAGGGTTTGGCCCCCATGGCAGACACGTCCGGATCGTTACCTCGCATGCATTCTGTGGAGTCTTTACCACCGCAGCAGGTCCACAATCAGAGCTACGGGGGTCGTCCGCAGGCTGCCGTGCACAGCTCATTTTCCAACATGAAACCctcagctggtctggctcaagGTCTCGCCGTGCTTGGACAGAACGGAGTTTCCCATGTACAGAAGTCCCCCAACATGCCTCCTGTGTCTTActcccaacaacaacaacaacaacaacaacaacaacaacaaccgcccccccagcagcagcaggtggTTCCTCTGGGCCACCACCTGAGCAGCCCGTCGTCCGGACTCATGCAGACTGAGTTTTACCAGCAGCCAAAGACTGGACTAGTGGCTCCTGGGCCAGCTCTCCCCCCATCAGGACCACCACCAGCGTCCGTCCTCCCTCCATCAGGGGCGTCGGTTCCAGTTGAAACCAGCGAGGCAGCCCAACCGGTGCCCCCCTCCCTGATCATGGGGATGGGGGACCCAGGAGGCTCCAATCTGATTGGTGGATTGGTCGGTCAGTTCGTCGCTGCCGGATTACGAAATGTGCCTGCTTTCTCTGTGAGCCCCAGTGTGCCCCCCACCACTGTGCCCATCACCGTGTCCAGTGCCTCCAGTGCGTCCGTGCCAATTGCCACAGCTCCCAGTTTGCCTCCATTCAGCACCAGGATGACCCCCCTGGGGGTCCAGAGCCTGCACATGGCTGGGTTTGGTCTGATGGACAGCAGTGGTGTGAAGAGGCTGGAGGGTCTCCATAGTTCCCAGTCTGCTGCTGGTTTCTCTGGTAAAGACGGGGTGAGGCCCCCCCTGATGTCTGAGAGCCTCCAGCTGACCACACCCACTGTCAACAGCCTGTTTGGAATCCACATACCTGTTGACGGGGAGGAAGACAG GAACCCATCCAAGGCCTTCTACCAGGCCTTCCAGTCTGACAGCAGACTAAGAGACACAAGGGCCCACTGTGATAG TGCCTCTGGAACCAACGTCGTTGCCATTGACAACAAGATCGAGCAGGCAATG GACCTGGTGAAAAGCCATCTGATGTACGCGGTGCGTGAGGAGGTGGAGGTGCTGAAGGAGCAGATCAAGGAGCTGTTTGAGAGGAACTCTGTGCTGGAGCGAGAGAACGCTGTGCTCAAGTCGCTGGCCAATAGCGAGCAGCTGTCACAGCTCCCTGCCCAGCTCCCCGGGGCCACGCCCCCTCAGCAGGGACTCAGCCAACCTCAGACACCGCCGCAGGTGCCGCAGCAGCAACAGGtgccgcagcagcagcaggtgccgcagcagcagcaggtgccgcagcagcagcaggtgcagcagcaacagcaggtgCAGCAGCAACTgcatcagcagcaacagcaacagccgCCAAAAGCAACACTCGACCCCgggcaacaacaacagcaacccAACGTCACGTCCGCTTGA
- the LOC114479755 gene encoding TSC22 domain family protein 2-like isoform X2, with amino-acid sequence MSKMPAKKKSCFQITSVTQAQVAAIGATDDTESLEDPDESRTEDVSSEIYDVSRADYEPVCDGSSSEEGLNNVGESEVSGANAAADFRKGSVGPAQQQQNSSISASVSVNASQHPPPAAAPSPASSTVSCTSRFRVIKLDHGTGEPFRRGRWTCTEFYEKDSDRTVDSIRHPTTAPPPEPVADRDSGIGLTGGSAATSVTHSGQGLAPMADTSGSLPRMHSVESLPPQQVHNQSYGGRPQAAVHSSFSNMKPSAGLAQGLAVLGQNGVSHVQKSPNMPPVSYSQQQQQQQQQQQQPPPQQQQVVPLGHHLSSPSSGLMQTEFYQQPKTGLVAPGPALPPSGPPPASVLPPSGASVPVETSEAAQPVPPSLIMGMGDPGGSNLIGGLVGQFVAAGLRNVPAFSVSPSVPPTTVPITVSSASSASVPIATAPSLPPFSTRMTPLGVQSLHMAGFGLMDSSGVKRLEGLHSSQSAAGFSGKDGVRPPLMSESLQLTTPTVNSLFGIHIPVDGEEDSASGTNVVAIDNKIEQAMDLVKSHLMYAVREEVEVLKEQIKELFERNSVLERENAVLKSLANSEQLSQLPAQLPGATPPQQGLSQPQTPPQVPQQQQVPQQQQVPQQQQVPQQQQVQQQQQVQQQLHQQQQQQPPKATLDPGQQQQQPNVTSA; translated from the exons ATGTCCAAAATGCCGGCGAAGAAGAAGAGCTGCTTCCAGATCACCAGTGTGACCCAGGCCCAGGTGGCGGCCATCGGGGCCACGGACGATACGGAGAGCCTGGAGGACCCGGACGAGTCCCGGACCGAGGACGTGTCCTCGGAGATCTACGACGTGTCCCGGGCGGACTACGAGCCTGTGTGTGATGGCAGCTCCTCAGAGGAAGGCCTGAACAATGTGGGTGAATCTGAGGTCAGCGGTGCCAACGCGGCCGCGGACTTCAGGAAGGGGTCCGTTGGTCctgctcagcagcagcagaactcCAGCATCTCAGCCAGTGTGTCCGTGAATGCATCACAACACCCCCCTCCTGCTGCAGCCCCCTCACCTGCCAGCTCCACCGTGAGCTGCACCTCCAGGTTCAGGGTCATCAAACTGGACCACGGGACCGGGGAGCCTTTCCGCAGGGGCCGCTGGACGTGCACCGAGTTCTACGAGAAGGACTCGGACAGGACGGTGGACAGCATCAGGCACCCCACCACAGCGCCCCCCCCAGAACCCGTGGCGGACCGAGACAGTGGGATTGGGCTCACAGGGGGGTCTGCAGCCACTTCGGTGACACACTCGGGTCAGGGTTTGGCCCCCATGGCAGACACGTCCGGATCGTTACCTCGCATGCATTCTGTGGAGTCTTTACCACCGCAGCAGGTCCACAATCAGAGCTACGGGGGTCGTCCGCAGGCTGCCGTGCACAGCTCATTTTCCAACATGAAACCctcagctggtctggctcaagGTCTCGCCGTGCTTGGACAGAACGGAGTTTCCCATGTACAGAAGTCCCCCAACATGCCTCCTGTGTCTTActcccaacaacaacaacaacaacaacaacaacaacaacaaccgcccccccagcagcagcaggtggTTCCTCTGGGCCACCACCTGAGCAGCCCGTCGTCCGGACTCATGCAGACTGAGTTTTACCAGCAGCCAAAGACTGGACTAGTGGCTCCTGGGCCAGCTCTCCCCCCATCAGGACCACCACCAGCGTCCGTCCTCCCTCCATCAGGGGCGTCGGTTCCAGTTGAAACCAGCGAGGCAGCCCAACCGGTGCCCCCCTCCCTGATCATGGGGATGGGGGACCCAGGAGGCTCCAATCTGATTGGTGGATTGGTCGGTCAGTTCGTCGCTGCCGGATTACGAAATGTGCCTGCTTTCTCTGTGAGCCCCAGTGTGCCCCCCACCACTGTGCCCATCACCGTGTCCAGTGCCTCCAGTGCGTCCGTGCCAATTGCCACAGCTCCCAGTTTGCCTCCATTCAGCACCAGGATGACCCCCCTGGGGGTCCAGAGCCTGCACATGGCTGGGTTTGGTCTGATGGACAGCAGTGGTGTGAAGAGGCTGGAGGGTCTCCATAGTTCCCAGTCTGCTGCTGGTTTCTCTGGTAAAGACGGGGTGAGGCCCCCCCTGATGTCTGAGAGCCTCCAGCTGACCACACCCACTGTCAACAGCCTGTTTGGAATCCACATACCTGTTGACGGGGAGGAAGACAG TGCCTCTGGAACCAACGTCGTTGCCATTGACAACAAGATCGAGCAGGCAATG GACCTGGTGAAAAGCCATCTGATGTACGCGGTGCGTGAGGAGGTGGAGGTGCTGAAGGAGCAGATCAAGGAGCTGTTTGAGAGGAACTCTGTGCTGGAGCGAGAGAACGCTGTGCTCAAGTCGCTGGCCAATAGCGAGCAGCTGTCACAGCTCCCTGCCCAGCTCCCCGGGGCCACGCCCCCTCAGCAGGGACTCAGCCAACCTCAGACACCGCCGCAGGTGCCGCAGCAGCAACAGGtgccgcagcagcagcaggtgccgcagcagcagcaggtgccgcagcagcagcaggtgcagcagcaacagcaggtgCAGCAGCAACTgcatcagcagcaacagcaacagccgCCAAAAGCAACACTCGACCCCgggcaacaacaacagcaacccAACGTCACGTCCGCTTGA